A region of uncultured Carboxylicivirga sp. DNA encodes the following proteins:
- a CDS encoding DUF6249 domain-containing protein encodes MEGALAIIFIFGGIPAIIISLAYFRTRRIERTALIAAGKDASIFDQLNSKPKHYLSLKYGMLMAGLAIGVLLGSVLQNNTMMNEAAAYLSMVLLFGGLSLVLFYLIQKKLNDE; translated from the coding sequence ATGGAAGGTGCATTAGCAATTATTTTTATTTTCGGTGGTATACCTGCAATAATTATATCATTGGCTTATTTCAGAACAAGAAGAATTGAAAGAACAGCGTTGATAGCAGCAGGAAAAGATGCTTCAATTTTTGATCAGTTAAATTCCAAACCTAAGCACTATTTAAGTCTTAAATATGGCATGTTGATGGCAGGATTGGCAATTGGAGTATTGTTAGGATCGGTATTACAGAATAATACCATGATGAATGAAGCGGCAGCCTATTTATCAATGGTGCTATTGTTTGGAGGTTTGAGTTTAGTATTGTTCTATCTGATTCAAAAAAAACTGAATGACGAATAA